In Zingiber officinale cultivar Zhangliang chromosome 3B, Zo_v1.1, whole genome shotgun sequence, a single window of DNA contains:
- the LOC122054768 gene encoding putative disease resistance RPP13-like protein 1, with the protein MAEILSDFAGRCLSKLLSFVEGEATKILGVKHDLKKLQWRLLRVRGVLEDAEKKRHGSAEINAWVREMKDIMYDVEDLLDLCKTKAENLWVSHYSPLPSASDFSCLPLARQIANKVREVNDRLDDISEDRHVMSRLHEIEPSIQESGINTRDTSPLLIQSDIVGTQIKEVSESLVKSLITERDEGWKIFGIVGMGGIGKTTLARNVYNDSRIHDFFPMKTWLCVSKRFSGNELLKELIRSFGGDHGEARSKAELELKLSHLLPKKFLIVLDDLWNANVWEDLLRAPFKCSSGGILMTTRDERVARQMGASIHCVEKMDKVTSWMLLSTLVSRDGEDEEVCKLKAIGGEIVKKCDGLPLAIKTVAGVLRSKERCEKEWNKVVESEIWSMNQLQEELPRALYLSYEDLPSHLKQCFLFCSLYPENHIMHYQDLTRFWIAEGFVKPQGDRLLEDLAEGYYEELLGTTLLKHLFLNWLPPCVEADLTRCGNQVAEALAKGFSGLFPPSSLECFPEEEYHRNVRLFNELSLPSSLELLSIYHFLGQELPKCMDRCMPMSFPNLQFLFLHCFISCTQLPVLGQLPQLKFLSIARAEAIVAIGPELLCGQSPSTTLAAFPKLEYLVFSIMPNWEQWSFGETKTAIAHELKLLPSLKRLLLIDCPKLKALPDGLHHATNLQELWINGAHELGAVKNLPSLTTELFLEDNKKLEKVSNLPMLKSLIVGSCPLLKQVDSLSALEMLELRHNSSWRLPESWWNPSLRHLSLDSQEGPLPVWLPELLEQRMKGYAASGVLLVKCSLSLLRRCCKDGPYWHTIQQLPGVMMKSKESSAYMTYTKNPFKYESNASFRC; encoded by the coding sequence ATGGCGGAGATCCTTTCTGATTTCGCCGGCAGGTGCTTGAGCAAACTACTAAGTTTTGTCGAGGGCGAGGCGACCAAGATCCTCGGCGTCAAGCACGACCTCAAGAAGCTCCAATGGAGGCTGCTGCGAGTTCGAGGCGTCCTCGAGGACGCCGAGAAGAAGCGGCACGGGAGCGCAGAGATCAACGCTTGGGTGAGGGAGATGAAAGACATCATGTACGATGTTGAAGACTTACTCGATCTCTGCAAGACCAAGGCTGAGAACCTGTGGGTAAGCCATTATTCACCACTCCCGTCTGCTTCTGACTTTTCTTGCCTTCCACTTGCTCGCCAGATTGCCAACAAGGTGAGGGAAGTCAACGATAGGCTAGATGATATCTCAGAGGACAGACATGTGATGTCTCGGTTGCATGAAATCGAACCCTCTATTCAAGAGAGTGGCATCAACACTCGTGATACCTCACCTTTACTCATCCAGTCTGACATTGTCGGAACTCAAATTAAAGAGGTTTCTGAGAGCCTTGTGAAATCCCTGATAACAGAAAGAGATGAGGGATGGAAGATTTTTGGCATTGTAGGGATGGGTGGGATTGGCAAGACCACGCTTGCTCGTAATGTCTACAACGACAGCAGGATCCATGACTTCTTTCCTATGAAAACTTGGCTTTGTGTTTCCAAAAGATTTTCGGGCAACGAGTTGCTGAAAGAACTAATTAGAAGTTTTGGGGGAGATCATGGAGAGGCTAGAAGCAAGGCTGAATTGGAACTTAAACTTTCTCATCTCTTACCAAAGAAGTTCCTCATTGTGTTAGATGATCTGTGGAATGCAAACGTGTGGGAGGACCTACTGAGAGCTCCTTTTAAATGTTCTTCTGGTGGAATCTTGATGACGACAAGGGATGAAAGGGTGGCGAGACAAATGGGAGCCAGTATTCATTGCGTTGAGAAGATGGATAAGGTCACTAGTTGGATGTTGCTTTCTACACTGGTCTCTAGAGACGGAGAAGATGAGGAGGTGTGCAAACTAAAAGCAATTGGGGGAGAAATTGTCAAGAAATGTGACGGTCTTCCTCTTGCCATTAAGACAGTTGCTGGTGTTTTGAGGTCCAAGGAAAGATGCGAGAAAGAATGGAACAAAGTTGTTGAAAGTGAAATATGGTCAATGAATCAGTTACAAGAAGAACTGCCAAGAGCTCTATACTTGAGTTACGAGGATTTACCATCACACCTCAAGCAATGCTTTCTCTTTTGCTCGTTGTATCCTGAAAATCACATAATGCATTATCAAGATCTTACTAGGTTTTGGATCGCCGAAGGATTTGTGAAACCACAGGGAGATAGACTGTTGGAAGATTTAGCCGAGGGCTACTATGAAGAATTGCTTGGCACCACCCTTCTTAAACATTTGTTTCTGAATTGGCTGCCACCTTGTGTGGAGGCTGATCTCACGCGGTGTGGGAACCAGGTAGCAGAGGCTCTTGCCAAGGGTTTTAGTGGGCTTTTTCCTCCTTCAAGCCTAGAATGTTTTCCAGAGGAAGAGTACCATAGGAATGTGAGGCTCTTTAATGAGCTTTCTCTGCCATCAAGCCTAGAGTTACTTTCAATCTACCATTTTCTTGGTCAGGAATTGCCAAAATGCATGGACAGATGCATGCCAATGTCTTTCCCCAATCTGCAATTTCTCTTCCTTCATTGTTTCATATCGTGTACACAGCTTCCTGTACTCGGCCAGTTACCCCAGTTGAAGTTTCTTTCCATAGCAAGAGCGGAAGCGATAGTTGCCATTGGACCGGAACTTCTCTGCGGCCAGTCACCATCGACCACACTAGCAGCATTCCCCAAACTTGAATATCTGGTATTCTCGATAATGCCCAACTGGGAACAATGGTCGTTCGGTGAGACTAAGACTGCAATAGCACATGAGCTGAAACTATTGCCTTCTCTGAAACGACTGCTTCTCATAGACTGCCCAAAGCTGAAAGCTCTTCCTGATGGTCTGCATCACGCAACCAACCTACAGGAATTGTGGATCAATGGTGCGCATGAGCTAGGGGCTGTGAAGAACCTCCCATCCTTGACTACTGAGCTTTTCCTCGAGGACAACAAGAAACTGGAAAAAGTCTCCAACCTTCCCATGTTGAAATCACTGATCGTTGGATCTTGCCCGTTGCTGAAACAAGTGGATAGTTTGAGTGCATTAGAAATGCTTGAACTACGACATAATTCTTCCTGGAGACTACCGGAATCATGGTGGAACCCATCATTGCGGCACCTCAGCCTTGATTCCCAAGAAGGTCCCCTCCCAGTTTGGCTACCGGAACTGCTTGAGCAGCGCATGAAGGGTTATGCTGCATCAGGTGTGCTGCTTGTCAAGTGCAGCTTGTCACTGCTTCGTAGATGCTGCAAGGACGGCCCTTACTGGCATACCATTCAACAGTTGCCCGGAGTGATGATGAAATCTAAAGAAAGCAGTGCCTACATGACGTATACCAAAAATCCATTCAAGTATGAGAGTAATGCATCATTCCGTTGTTAA